A stretch of DNA from Gemmatimonadaceae bacterium:
CGCGACGAATATCTCACCATCCTCGACCGCATCAACGAGCAGGGGCTCGATGCCAACGTGTCGGTGAAGCTCACCGCCATGGGGCTCGACATCTCCGAGGAGTTGTGCGTGTCGATCATGCGCGACGTGCTCGAGCGCGCCAAGCGCTACGGCTCGTTCGTGCGCCTGGACATGGAGTCGAGCGCCTACACGGAGCGCACGCTGCGGCTGTTCGAGGAGCGGCTGTACCCCGGCTTCAAGCAGCACGTGGGCATCGTCCTGCAGAGCTACCTGTATCGCACCCTCGCCGACGTGGAGCGGGCCGTGGAGCTCAAGTGCCGCGTGCGCATCTGCAAGGGCGCGTACAAGGAGCCGGCCGCCGTGGCCTATCCCGACAAGAAGGACGTCGACGCCAACTACGTGAAGTGCATGCACGCGTTGCTCGAGCGCGGCACGTACCCCGCGCTCGCCACCCACGATCCGGCGCTCGTCACCGAGGCGCAGCGGTTCGTGGCCGAGCACGGCATCTCGGCCGACCGGTTCGAGTTCCAGATGCTCTACGGCGTGCGGCGCGACCTGCAGGACCAGCTCGTGCGCGCCGGCTTCCGCGTGCGCGTGTACGTGCCGTTCGGCACGCAGTGGTATCCGTACCTCATGCGC
This window harbors:
- a CDS encoding proline dehydrogenase family protein; amino-acid sequence: MFRSTLLYLSNQPRVFRFVRKNRLAKSFARRFVAGETLNEAMDAVRALNAKGISASLDLLGESVTNEREARAARDEYLTILDRINEQGLDANVSVKLTAMGLDISEELCVSIMRDVLERAKRYGSFVRLDMESSAYTERTLRLFEERLYPGFKQHVGIVLQSYLYRTLADVERAVELKCRVRICKGAYKEPAAVAYPDKKDVDANYVKCMHALLERGTYPALATHDPALVTEAQRFVAEHGISADRFEFQMLYGVRRDLQDQLVRAGFRVRVYVPFGTQWYPYLMRRLAERPANVAFITGNVLREMVGGRR